DNA sequence from the Falco peregrinus isolate bFalPer1 chromosome 1, bFalPer1.pri, whole genome shotgun sequence genome:
ATCCTTTCCTCTTGTGCTGTGAGGGCCTGCCAGGGACAGCAGGTTTGCTCCAATCCCCCTGGGAAGGCCTTTCCCTTAACCCCTGTCTAACCAGATCTCCCTGGGGGACGCGCAGTCCAACTACCTGCTGAGCACAGCGGAGAATGAGCTGGGTGTGGTGGTGGCACGCAGCGAGGCAGGTAGGGATGGGCCGTGGGCCCTGGTCTTGGACCATCCTGCCTTTTCCTTGCCTGAGGGGCAGCTGATGCGGCCTCCTCCCTTTCCACATGGAGGAACACAATTTGGGGAAGGGGAATCCCTGACATgtggtgtccccaggggtgCAGATGGTGCCCATCAGCTGGTGCGAGATGCAGTGCCCGCAGACACACACCAAGGACTTCCGTAAGGTGGCCCGTGTGCAGCCCCAGTTCCTGCAGACCTAGCAGCCCCCGAGGGGATGCAGGGActgcagggcaaggggctgccaggctggggtcTGTGGGGCCAGAGCAGTCTCTGGGCTCCAGCCTCCTCTTCCATGCCTACAAGAGGCTGGAACAGCCAGCCAGGCTCTCGCTGGCAGGATGGATTTTCTATTTTTggataataaatattttttgagagTTTTGTGCTCTGCTCAGTTACGACACAGAGGGGTGGCTGGGGCTCGTTGCAGTGTGCTGGTCTGGCTCCCGTAGCTGAGCCGTTGAGGGGACAGCTTCCCTGCCACTGGCCAGGAGGAAGCACGTgttcccagcctgctgctggggaaggggaacaACCtagcagctttgctgcagcaagGCAAACGCCCTGGAGCTCCGGCTTGCAGCTGGGCTGCGCTGACTCCAGGTACTTGCTTCACAAGGTTGGTTTCCCCACATCAGCGTGGAGCACAGAGAACAGCTTGTTTCCCTGGCCCTGCCTTGATAACTGGTACAGGCTGCGGCTGCACTCAGCCGCAGGGTGCCGCATCACTTCTCCTCTGGCTACAcatgccctgcctgcctctggggACAAGGGCGTGCCTCACTGGCAGCCTTAAAACCTCGGAGCAGCAGGGCGTCACCCTCCCCAGCAGACTGCGGAGCTCTGCTTTACACCCGAGCCCTGTGCTGCCTCGCACATGTGTGATGGGAACACACGTGAGGGAGTGCTGGGCAAGCGAGGGAGCCACACATGCCACATGGCACAGGAAAGCACAGACACCTCATTATTGCGCATTACTCCTTTATTGAAGTGGAACAAGACAGCTGCTATTGTCGGACAGTGACACTGACCCCGTGCAAGCCCAGGCTCACGGCgtcagcagaggaggaggcCACAGCAACAGGGCCACGTACACGCAGGTGGGATGGGGCACAATGGTACCTGCTTCATTAGCAGGACTAGGATGGGCTTCAGCTGGGGGAAGTATGCGGTGGACACGAACTTCTAGATGGCAGGCTCCCTCCCTTGCCCTTGTCCAAAGGCAATAAGTTAAAGCAGGGGCTAGCAGAGCTAGGTCCAGAGTCACGAGTACCACCCTTGGGTGCTGTACCACATGCACCAAAATACAACTCTTTCAGAATCTACCCGCCTTGTGCCACACACCCACGAGGGAACGGGATACCCATCTTGGtcgctgcctgtgctgcactcACCCCACTGCTCCCGGGATGACTAAATCAAGCAACAGAACTACAGTAACCAGGTGACGAGAGCTGCCGGGGAagcaaagcagaggaggagcCTGGCACAGCGAGGGATCACTCTGCATGTACGCCTGCAGACAGGGCCCAAGGGCTGGGATCTCTGTGTGGAGAGGTGTGCAGTCGCTgtctggcagagccagggctgcctTTCACACCAGACCTCCGCACGCACAGCCCCTCGCCCCTGGGCCCCCAGGCTGTCTGCAGAGGGGAGCCTGGTACCGAGGGAATGGGCCTAatcctggggagctgctccagctccgCAGTTCCAAGTTCCTACGGCTGTGGGGGGTGTGCACAGAGGGGTGGGGGATGGCAGGGGGCTCTACTACGTGCTAGCCTGCTGCCCGCCCTCACTTCTTAACCTTGCCCTGAGCAGCGACAGCTTCCATGGCCTTGCGCACTGTCTCCTCGTCCCCCAGGAACTGCATAGGCTTGACGGGTTTCAGGTTCTTGTCCAGCTCATAGACGATAGGGATGCCAGTGGGCAGGTTCAGCTCCATGATGGCCTCTTCTGACATGCCTGTGAACAGAGAGGTGCCATCACTCATGGCCCTACCTGCACAGTGCCAGCCAGGGCAGCGGGGAAACCCGTATGATACCCCTGCAGGGCTGACGTACCTTCCAGGTGCTTGACAATCCCACGCAGGCTATTGCCATGGGCAGCAATAAGGACTCGCTTGCCCTCTTTGATCTGTGGGACAATTTCCTCATTCCAGAAAGGCAGAGCCCGGGCAATGGTGTCCTTCAAGCTCTCGCATGTCGGCAGCTGGTCCTCTGTCAGGTCAGCGTAGCGACGGTCCTGAGGGAACAGCCACGCTTAGGCAGCAGCCCAGTGGCCCCAACagtgggggaaggaggtggcAAGGCCTTTATCCCTCCCCAAGATTCCCCCTGAGGACCTACTACATATAGGCAAAGTCGGGCTTGGAAGCAAGAAAGGCACCTTTAGGGCTGCAATCAGCCACAGTTGGGGTTGTGAGCCCCTCCTGGGGAAAGCCACACGTTGCTTGCTCTGGGCAAAGAGATCAGAGCAAACATCTATGCACATGTCACAGGACTAATGATTAACAGGTAATCGTTCCCTCTGCTTTGAATCTATCTGTGCAATGCCCAAGGGTTCAACTCCCTAGGAAGGGAGCGAGACACACTCAGCCCAATGCCAGCCAGCATCACGCATGACAGTCCTGGCTGCTGCAACAGAGACAGAGACTTTATAGAGGATGCCAGACTACGCTGCAGGGACCTAAGGTGGTTTTGGGAGCCTCCCAGCAAGGTGGAAAAAGAGCAGTGGGTCTTACCTTGCTGATGGTGCTGTAGAAGGGGTGATCGGACTGCATGGGAGGTGGAGGGATGTCATACGAGCGCCTCCAGATCTTCACC
Encoded proteins:
- the PGAM1 gene encoding phosphoglycerate mutase 1 yields the protein MAAYRLVLVRHGESAWNLENRFSGWYDADLSPAGQQEARRGGEALRDAGYEFDICFTSVQKRAIRTLWTVLDAIDQMWLPVIRTWRLNERHYGALTGLNKAETAAKHGEAQVKIWRRSYDIPPPPMQSDHPFYSTISKDRRYADLTEDQLPTCESLKDTIARALPFWNEEIVPQIKEGKRVLIAAHGNSLRGIVKHLEGMSEEAIMELNLPTGIPIVYELDKNLKPVKPMQFLGDEETVRKAMEAVAAQGKVKK